The Cynocephalus volans isolate mCynVol1 chromosome 5, mCynVol1.pri, whole genome shotgun sequence genomic sequence GTCACTTCCGCTCTCTCTTCCACAGCAGACCTGCACGTTGGCCCTGTTTTTGCAGCCATGGTAAGACTGGAGCCCGTGCCGGTATCCGGCGACATCGGAACCGGGGCTGGAAAGATCGGCTGTCAAGGTGCCGAGAGCGCCCTATCCTGGGGGCCTGCAGCTTTCTGCGTGGAGACTTGGATCCCGCCTCTGGGAAGGGATAACCAAAGACTTCCAGTTCCGAGGAAGGGTCACTCCCCGGGCGTCCGAAAACTGCCAAAGGCTTGGGCGTTTGTGGAGACCTCCGGCCTCCGCCACGCAGAGTGTACCTTTGGGAACGGGGAGAAAGATCTGCCTCCTCTTTCCAGTGGTTGCATTTTCCCGAGCCCTGAACGTTACATGTTCCTTCTCTGCAGTACTGAGGAGTTTGAGTTTGTCGTTATGGGAAAACCTAAGGGGTGGGATGGGCGGTCGTTGCTCTCTGTATGACAAGCTTAACGTTCCTGTTTGAGGTTGTTTGTTCACCTTAGCGACCTTACGGTTTGATGATAGTTCAgggtgtctttattttttctccatactCTTTTCAATCAGTCTCTAGTGATCCCTGAGAAGTTCCAGCACATTTTGCGAGTACTCAACACCAACATCGATGGGCGGCGGAAAATAGCATTTGCCATCACTGCTATTAAGGTAATGTAGGgtaaggaaaatgcaaatgaaacttGGGTGGTTAAGACCTATGATTTAAAGAAGGCAAGGTTGGGGAAACAAGTTGCATCCGGATCACCTCGGCTGCTGCTCTAAGAAAAGTCAAAGGGTTAAGGGGATTAGTTATTCCCTTATCCCTTACCATGTTTACCACAAGAAGTAAGTAGTAAAAACCAAAAAGTGGTCTAAGGTCAAGCCAAAACATCTcacctggggaggtggggagtgggtATGGTTGCCTACCTGAATTCACTAAAATTCTCCTGGATCATCAGCTTGTGAGATCCCTTCTAGATGGGGTTTCTTCCGACTCCACCCCCTTCCTCTCTCAGGGCATCATAACGGTAACCATTCCTGGGAAATTTATATACCCTGAAAATTGTATAATTATTGTACATCTTGAGTGATGAGTAAAAAATGCCAACAGATTCTGAGTGAAGAAACCTATAGTTGGGGAGTGGAAGGGGTGTAAGCAGGATATTGACTTAGATGCCAAAGGTGAAATTCAGTGCTTCCTTCCAGTTGAAGTGGGAACCAGTACATGCCTCTGGCTTGTTGCAAGAATTGGTGAATGCATTCTCTTTATGATCCTAATGAACTGGCATTAACAGATAggggcataatttttttttttaattaaaacagaattaGTTTTGGAAATAGCTAATGTCTTTCTTGCCTACCAGTATATATATTCTATAGGGGCAGGGCTAGGCCTGTCTTGCTCACAATCTCCAGCTTCTGGTACATGGTAAGCAGTCATACAGTGGAATGGATGGTACTAGGGATACTGTTGCTGGTTTTGAGGGATTTaaagaaaactgataaaatttcACACAGGGATAAAATTAAGGGAGCCTGCTTAGCTGGAGGGATGCTCAGAGACTTAAAGATGGGTCTGTATTTATCAAAAGGTAAATTATATTAAACAGTTATTCCTAGCTTTGATTAATGAGGTTTATCATGTTCCCTTGATTTTTCATTCTGTACTGCAGGGAGCACAGCTCTCATTTGTTCTTAAATGGTATAGAAGAAGATTCCTTTCTTCTGTTAGACAGTCTTTCTGTGAAACTAGTAAGGCAGCGTAAAATTCAGTACCTGTTTCAGAAAGTTGCGCTATGAGGCTTAAGTGAGATAGTGAATGTAAAAGATGAGTATGGATAATAGGATGCTTCTGCTAAACCTGACCTCTCTGCTTCTCAAATTGACAGGGTTTGTTGTTACTTTGGGTTAACTTGGTAGTCAACTTACAACTCATGAAAAAACAGCTTAACTGAGGCATCTTCAGGTGGTTTGTGAGAGTCTGTGATGAGAGAAGCTTTTTGGGAAGAATGGAAGTTTACACAGGCAGGAGGGGGTgtttattgagaggtattgtttGTAGATGCTGTGAAATTATTCTATGCCATCCTCATTGTTTCCACTTGTATATTGCTATGGGTATTCTTTAAGGTTGGTCTGCTCTTCCTCTAAATCAGGGTGATAACTGCAGTTTATGGGTTACTTGGAAacgtggaggaggagggagctggAGCTGGTCAAAATGCCTGGGAGTTATCCACTGGCCTTGTTAACAAGGAAGTCTTGTTCTGCCAAAATGCCAGTGCCTTCATGAGTAACACAGCAATGCCAAGTTGGTGTCAGCTCTTCTGTTGTATAGTCCAGGCCTTTCAACTACAAAGATGAGAGTGAAACATTCACATCTGTACATAGTTAAGTTAAATTTGAGAGAGACTTAGACCCTGTTCTTCTGAATCAACCTGATAATTTGATCCTAGGTCACTTTCTTACAGAGAGGAAGTACCATCTGTTTTAGTTTACTAGGGCTACTGTAATAAGTTAAACAAAGCTGgcttttaaaacaacagaaatttattctctcagctCTGTAGGCCAAAAGTCAGGAGTCAGCAGGACCATgatccctctgaaggctctaagAATCCTGCCTTGCCTCTTCTTGTCTGCTGGTGATTGTCAGtgatccttggtgttccttggcttttAGCTGCATTGCTCCAGTCTCTGTCATCATGTGGCCTTCTTCCTTCTGTGTTTCTGTGTCCTCTCTTACAAGGTCACCAGTTATTGgacttagggcccaccctaatccagcaTAACCTCATTTTACGTAATTGTTTCTGTAAAGATAAGGTTACATTGTGAGGTTTCAGGTGGACATAATGGGGGGCAGGTGGCTGTATTTAACCCAGCACATATGTCATCCTTCACTATCCAAACGAGTTTGGTTCATGTGTTAAGATGGCAAGAGGTGCCAGCACTGGTGCTGATATGCCACCACCAATGTAAGTTTGATTTGGGAAGAGTTAGCTCCCTAGATACTGGTCATCTCTGGGCACTGATAAAATCAAGTTTGTCATTTTGGAAGATTTTGATCGTGAAGATACTGTGACTTGCCCAAAGAATTGTGACCCTTAGAGACTGAGCACAAAGGACAGTCCTATATCTTGGCCAACCTTGTTAACTTGCAAGACCCAGGTTTTGCTGCATCAGCTTGGAAAGACAGGCCCTTTGTTCTCCACAATGTAGAAATCAAAAGGCACTTACTGACAACTACAGTTGCTAGACAATGAGAAAAAAGATCCTGCTTTTAAGGGGTTACTATCTATCCCAAGTTCTGTTTTTGATCTAGCCCTGCCCataaagtttctttctcctttctacttAATGATTAGGCTTTATATCTGCAAAGGTGGGTAAGGGAAGGGTGATCTGGGAAATTGTAAAGCACTAGATTATTGCAGGACCTACCTTTATGGGCTTTTTGAATAATGTGCTATAAGGTAAACCAAAAAAACAGATTCAAGCCTGATTCCAAAACTTCTCCTCAGGGTGTGGGGCGAAGATATGCTCATGTGGTGTTGAGGAAAGCAGATATTGACCTCACCAAGAGGGCAGGAGAGCTCACTGAGGATGAGGTGAGGACAAGAAAaggggtgggggttgggcctACCTTTGAAAGGAGATTATTTAGATCTGACCTTGGTCTGCCTGCCAGGTGGAACGTGTGATTACCATTATGCAGAATCCACGCCAGTACAAGATCCCAGACTGGTTCTTGAACAGACAGAAAGATGTAAAGGATGGAAAATACAGTCAGGTGTGTGTTGAAATGGGAGGGATTGGAGGAAAGGAGGTGGGAAGGCTCGAATTAGAAATGGCCATAGGAGGTCAGGGAGTAAAATAAATGTGCCTCACTCTCTCCTCTGAATCCAGGTCCTGGCCAATGGGCTGGACAACAAGCTCCGTGAAGATCTGGAGCGACTGAAGAAGATTCGGGCCCATAGAGGGCTGCGCCACTTTTGGGGGTGAGTAGGGGGTGGTCTCATCTCCCTGCCTGCCCCTAGACACCCAGTGTT encodes the following:
- the RPS18 gene encoding small ribosomal subunit protein uS13 produces the protein MSLVIPEKFQHILRVLNTNIDGRRKIAFAITAIKGVGRRYAHVVLRKADIDLTKRAGELTEDEVERVITIMQNPRQYKIPDWFLNRQKDVKDGKYSQVLANGLDNKLREDLERLKKIRAHRGLRHFWGLRVRGQHTKTTGRRGRTVGVSKKK